TCCTGTCACATATTGTAGTGTTGTGATGAGATACAAAAGTGGCATGCCGGGAAAATATATACGATTTTTCGCATATCCTGGAGAAACGCCGATACTGGACTGTAGTAATATGATATACAAAGGAAGTATCCCGTTTCTTAGAGCGATAGATTTTAAAGGTGATTACTGGTATTTCAGGGGCCTGGAAATAAGAGGTGTTCCCCAATCCGTTGACCCAGTCACAGGACATGGTTATGTAAGTAAAGGCTTTGTAGCGCAGGACAGCAATTTTTGCATTTTTGAAAACTTAAATTGTCACCACAATGGTGGAACTGGTTTTCTATTGGGAGGAAATTCCAACAATAATCTAATATTAAATTCGGATTTCCATCATAATTACGATCCTTATAGTTATGAGAATGATAAACTTTATTTTGGTGGTAATGCCGACGGTTGCGAAATTGCTGGCATTACAAAAGGGTGCAGTAATATTATATCAGGGTGTCGGTTCTGGTGGAATTCGGATGATGGATTAGACCTCTGGCGCAATGAGGGTAATCTTATTGTCCAAAACTGTTGGTCTTTCTGGAATGGCTATCAGCCCGGAACATTTACCAGTGCAGGTGATGGCGTTGGATTCAAATTAGGTAAAACGTTTGAAGCTGGTGATAGCGTCCCTCAGAGAGTTATCAGAAATTGTGTTGCCTATGCCAATCGGAGAAGCGGTTTTGATCAAAATTACGCCAATGTATTAATGGTATTTTATAATAATACTTCATATAAAAATAGCTTCCTTGGTTTTCGGCTTTCATATTATCCCAGTAAACATATCATAAAAAACAATATCTCCTATGCTAATTATATAGTTAAATCGATTGATTATCAGGTATCTTCTGAATCTGACCAAACAAATAATTCTTGGAATGGGTTTTTAGTAACTCGTGCAGATTTTTTAACTATAGTTCCTTCAGGCATTGATGGTGCAAGGATGCCGGACGGTAAATTGCCGAATATTAATTTTCTGAAACTTGCGCCTACAAGTGGTTTAGTTGGTAAAGGTGTTGATGTTGGCTTGCCGTTTTCAGGTAGTACTCCCAATATAGGTGCTTATTAAAACAAATTGAAAATTAATCATTGGAGGCACTCAATGAAAGCCGCCCGTTATGCTGCAGCATTTGGTTATCAACAGGGGCAGTAGTGTGTCATATGCAGATAACTTGGCACTACAGATCTGTCTGAGATGTACGAAAAGTAGCATCAAATAAATAATGCGATAAAAATATTTTCAGTGAAGTTGTTTCTAAGGGTGTGCATCGGGCATAGCAAAAATCTTTAACATCGGACTTGAGGATAGGATAGATAGTATGGTGTAGTTAGTCGAAGATGGTGAGACTATATCATTTTTAAACTAACAGATTTCAATTGATGTTGGAGATGACTTTATGCGAAGCGGTCTTCGCAATTTTATAACTAACTTCGGTTCAAAAATCATGATGGTTCTCTTTGGGTTGGCGTCTCAATCCATTATAGCCAGATTGCTGGGTCCTTCCGGGCGCGGGTCTTATGCCGTGGCACTGCTTTTTGCGAATATTCTGACAATGCTATTTGTCGTTGGTACAGATACAGCAGGACGATACTATGTTTTAAACCGGCGTTTTACATTGTCAGAAGGTGTAACACACATATTGGTATGCGGCCTGTTAGGGTGTGTTCTATCCATAGGTGTCGGATTGCTAATAATGAAATTTCCGCTGTCGTTCCTGACAAAGTCGAGCCCCCTCTGTTTTTACTTATCTTTAGCCACGATTCCTTTATCTCTTTTTTCATATGCATTCTTAACGTTACTTGCAGCAAACGATAAATTCGGCTGGTATTTTTTGATAGGGGCCGGAAGTTCTTTCCTCGGTTTAATTCTTAATATCGTATTTCTATGGTTTCTTCGGTTGGGGGTTGCCGGTGTTATTATGGCTCTTAGTGTTAATCAGGCAGTCACTATCGTAGTGGTGCTCATGGTCCTGCGCATTAAATATGGATTAAAACTTGCTCGCCCCACATGGCAAGGGGTTATCGATATGTTTAGTTATGGTGGTCGATACTATGTGGGGAAAATCAGCAACAAAGTAAACTTTCAGATTGGTAATATAATTTTGGCATTTTTTGCAAGCCAGGCGGACATTGGCCTGTTTTCTTTGGCTGTCGGTATAACGAGCTACATCATGCTTATTCCGGATTCTCTCGGCGATATTATGATGCCGCGCATAGCAGCCGACCTTCGAGGAAAACCCGAATTGACAGCACAGGCCTGCCGTATGGTTGGTTTGATTACTGGTTCCGCCCTTTTGATACTGGTATTGTTTGCGAAGCCGATTATCATTCTTCTTTTTTCTCGAGCGTTTGAACCTATGGTGCCGATTTTACAGATTGTCACAGTCGGATTTTTCTTTCGGTCCGCTTGCAAGATGATAGAGTACTATTTCCTAATGACCAATCGCCCTGGGGTTTCGTCAACCGCAACGGCAATAGGAGTTGCAGTAAACCTGTTTTTGATGTGGTGGCTTTTGCCGATTATGGGGCTTTTTGGTGCAGCTATATCAATGAGCATTTCATACATCATCAGCAGTTTAATCCTTGTATTGCTGTATTGCCGAAAAACAGGAACCGGATTTACGGAATTATGTTGCCAAAGGAGGACTGATTGGCAGTTGCTTTCAGAAAGTGCTCGCAGGCTATATGTGAAATTAAACGGCCAAGTGCCATGAAAGGACGGATTAAGGTTTGATGACTGCTGAACGGTATAATAAATAAATGCGTACTGTAGAATTATATGAAAATACAGTAAAAAAGAAAGATGAGCCGTCGCTATTGCGTATTGAGGTCGAAAAAGCACGGCAAGGCTACAAGATTGCCAAAAATACAGGCCTTTTTTGCACACCAAAGGTGATTGATTATGATGAGGTTTCGGGAATAGTAATTTTCGAAAGGCTCCGTGGACTTCAAATGATGAAGGACATATTAGCCTTTTCGCCCACTATGGAGTTGGTATCTCGTATTGGAAAAGTATTAGCAGAGATTCATAGCAATTTGATACTACCCGACGAGATGCGAAAACCACTTCCTGACGAGTTTCAGGCTCCCGGTGATTCGCAGGTATTTATTCATGGTGATTTTAATGTGGAAAACGTTCTTTTTATGGGCCAATATGACACAATCGCTGTAATAGATTGGCAGATGACCTCAGTACATGGTGGTGAGGCAACTTGGGGAACGCGATTCTTTGATATTGCATGGTTCATCAATACGTTATTTTACCGCCCAATATACCGATATATAGGTGCCTTGCATGAGGCGCCTTGGGCGCAAATTTTTCTCCGAAGTTATTCAGAAGCCTCGAAAGAAGCCATCAATGAAGACCAGTTTCGATCGTACATGGAAAGGTTCTTTAGACTGAAAATGGCCCAAAGGCGATCATCATTAAATCCATTACAAAGAATGTCGTTGGTACCAGCAAACTCCCGTTTCTTTCGATTTATAAAGTCATTTAAACTTCAATAGAGGTGTTCCAGATGTATGCAAATTATCGAGATTCACACAAGAGACATGACAAAGGAGTTTCATATGATAATGAATTCCAAAAGAACCCTCATCGTTCGTTAGTA
The Pseudomonadota bacterium genome window above contains:
- a CDS encoding polysaccharide biosynthesis C-terminal domain-containing protein gives rise to the protein MRSGLRNFITNFGSKIMMVLFGLASQSIIARLLGPSGRGSYAVALLFANILTMLFVVGTDTAGRYYVLNRRFTLSEGVTHILVCGLLGCVLSIGVGLLIMKFPLSFLTKSSPLCFYLSLATIPLSLFSYAFLTLLAANDKFGWYFLIGAGSSFLGLILNIVFLWFLRLGVAGVIMALSVNQAVTIVVVLMVLRIKYGLKLARPTWQGVIDMFSYGGRYYVGKISNKVNFQIGNIILAFFASQADIGLFSLAVGITSYIMLIPDSLGDIMMPRIAADLRGKPELTAQACRMVGLITGSALLILVLFAKPIIILLFSRAFEPMVPILQIVTVGFFFRSACKMIEYYFLMTNRPGVSSTATAIGVAVNLFLMWWLLPIMGLFGAAISMSISYIISSLILVLLYCRKTGTGFTELCCQRRTDWQLLSESARRLYVKLNGQVP
- a CDS encoding right-handed parallel beta-helix repeat-containing protein; protein product: MKNKHMYKHIIFIITFSIVLFFYGWAQSYTSVTQPPPDTLPLHTYYVATTGNDSNPGTIGRPFKTWSKAWAAVVAGDIVYIRGGVYYPDPVTYCSVVMRYKSGMPGKYIRFFAYPGETPILDCSNMIYKGSIPFLRAIDFKGDYWYFRGLEIRGVPQSVDPVTGHGYVSKGFVAQDSNFCIFENLNCHHNGGTGFLLGGNSNNNLILNSDFHHNYDPYSYENDKLYFGGNADGCEIAGITKGCSNIISGCRFWWNSDDGLDLWRNEGNLIVQNCWSFWNGYQPGTFTSAGDGVGFKLGKTFEAGDSVPQRVIRNCVAYANRRSGFDQNYANVLMVFYNNTSYKNSFLGFRLSYYPSKHIIKNNISYANYIVKSIDYQVSSESDQTNNSWNGFLVTRADFLTIVPSGIDGARMPDGKLPNINFLKLAPTSGLVGKGVDVGLPFSGSTPNIGAY
- a CDS encoding phosphotransferase; amino-acid sequence: MRTVELYENTVKKKDEPSLLRIEVEKARQGYKIAKNTGLFCTPKVIDYDEVSGIVIFERLRGLQMMKDILAFSPTMELVSRIGKVLAEIHSNLILPDEMRKPLPDEFQAPGDSQVFIHGDFNVENVLFMGQYDTIAVIDWQMTSVHGGEATWGTRFFDIAWFINTLFYRPIYRYIGALHEAPWAQIFLRSYSEASKEAINEDQFRSYMERFFRLKMAQRRSSLNPLQRMSLVPANSRFFRFIKSFKLQ